From one Salmo salar chromosome ssa09, Ssal_v3.1, whole genome shotgun sequence genomic stretch:
- the atoh8 gene encoding transcription factor atoh8 gives MRNPHLLSDGWKTINAKDSTGNKKFKRKGRDPKRVTTDEVKHFQYDSIMDDDSMGELMEETCRNIVQKRLQDPGSVLSVEKSNISSGNPNTALDMRINALPSTVTGKLPSPQSRPLSESTPTSRDTFLSTFPHVTSYGHQQSFGTDHTLQSRIVLCQRSEKTLSSASQTAYINSSDPVESPKKRLGETSGVVTEIKAVQQTRRLLANARERTRVHTISAAFEALRKQVPCYSYGQKLSKLAILRIACNYILSLAQLADLDYTPDRGNMSFRECVEQCTRTLQAEGRSKKRKE, from the exons ATGAGGAATCCACATCTTCTCAGCGATGGCTGGAAGACAATCAATGCAAAGGATTCAACTGGGAATAAAAAGTTTAAACGGAAAGGTCGGGACCCCAAACGTGTCACCACTGACGAAGTCAAACATTTCCAATATGATTCAATAATGGACGACGATTCTATGGGGGAACTGATGGAAGAGACATGTAGAAACATTGTCCAAAAAAGACTACAGGACCCTGGTTCAGTTCTATCTGTGGAGAAATCCAATATTTCATCTGGAAACCCGAATACTGCTCTTGACATGAGGATAAATGCTTTACCATCAACAGTTACTGGGAAGCTCCCATCACCACAGTCACGGCCTTTATCCGAGTCAACACCGACAAGCAGAGACACTTTTCTCAGCACATTCCCGCATGTTACAAGTTATGGCCATCAACAGTCATTTGGGACTGATCACACATTACAGTCCCGGATCGTCCTATGCCAGCGCTCCGAGAAGaccctctcctcagcctctcaGACAGCCTACATCAATAGCAGCGACCCGGTTGAATCGCCAAAGAAACGGCTAGGAGAAACGTCTGGCGTCGTCACTGAGATCAAAGCCGTTCAGCAGACACGGAGGCTACTGGCGAATGCCAGAGAGAGGACCCGGGTGCATACCATCAGTGCAGCCTTTGAGGCGCTGAGAAAGCAG GTGCCCTGCTACTCCTATGGACAGAAGTTGTCAAAGCTGGCTATATTAAGAATCGCCTGTAACTACATCCTGTCACTGGCTCAGCTGGCAGACCTGGACTACACCCCAGATCGCGGCAACATGAGCTTCAGAGAGTGCGTGGAGCAGTGCACCCGCACCCTGCAGGCCGAGGGACGCTCCAAGAAGAGAAAG GAGTAA
- the st3gal5 gene encoding lactosylceramide alpha-2,3-sialyltransferase isoform X1, which produces MRNRLISAKERGKDINFLDNKMRISKRCGSNRRLLLPLMVLGLMILLAVVTLNWFDTDSQKLLAWHVDPSHRKLVHSFVRGVLSNKCRPAFARKGVEARLQISGHVTDPFLWRDTLLTPEMFKYPPPFGFRDMHGKLKDVLNLLPAQPEQLKKECRRCVVMGNGGLLRGLELGALLDQFDVVIRLNSGPLRNYSKDVGNRTSVRMSYPEGSPKVWEDVDPELQFVAVVYKAVDFKWIRAMINRQRVSLWDWLFFWQKVPEKIPVDLSKFRLLNLEIIRQMAMDLLAYPSPQQRLWGWDQNVPTMGISALNLATYLCDEVSLAGFGYNLSQKEMPLHYYDNIPMTAMLEQNMHNVDRERALLQSLVREGTVSDLTGGLHCTFCPS; this is translated from the exons ATGAGGAACAGGCTAATAAGCGCTAAGGAAAGAGGGAAGGACATTAACTTCCTCGACAACAAGATGAGGATTTCAAAGCGCTGTGGCTCCAACAG ACGTTTGTTGTTGCCCTTGATGGTCCTTGGGTTGATGATCTTACTGGCAGTTGTAACCCTTAATTGGTTTGATACTGACTCACAGAAGCTTTTGGCATGGCATGTGGATCCCAGCCACCGAAAG CTTGTGCACTCTTTTGTACGGGGTGTTCTTTCGAACAAGTGCAGACCAGCCTTTGCCAGAAAGGGAGTAGAAGCAAGGCTCCAGATTTCTGGTCATGTGACtgatcctttcctgtggcgggacACACTGCtgactccagagatgttcaagtacCCCCCACCATTCGGGTTCCGTGACATGCATGGCAAACTAAAGGATGTCCTCAACCTCCTCCCTGCTCAACCAGAGCAGCTGAAGAAAGAGTGCAGACGCTGTGTGGTCATGGGAAATGGAGGACTCCTCCGTGGTCTTGAGCTGGGCGCCCTGCTTGACCAGTTTGATGTTGTCATTAG GCTAAATAGTGGTCCTTTGAGGAACTACAGTAAAGACGTGGGGAACCGGACCTCTGTCCGGATGAGCTACCCAGAGGGAAGCCCCAAGGTCTGGGAAGATGTGGACCCTGAGCTGCAGTTTGTGGCGGTGGTCTACAAGGCTGTAGACTTCAAGTGGATCAGAGCAATGATCAACAGACAGAGAGTT TCCCTATGGGACTGGCTGTTTTTCTGGCAGAAGGTGCCAGAGAAGATTCCAGTAGACTTATCAAAGTTCCGTTTGTTGAATCTGGAGATCATCAGGCAGATGGCGATGGACCTGTTAGCCTACCCCTCCCCACAGCAACGCCTCTGGGGCTGGGACCAG AACGTGCCCACCATGGGCATCTCAGCCCTCAACCTGGCCACCTACCTGTGTGACGAGGTCAGCCTAGCAGGCTTTGGTTACAATCTCAGCCAGAAGGAGATGCCCCTGCATTACTATGACAATATACCCATGACAGCTATGCTGGAGCAGAACATGCACAACGTGGATCGTGAGAGGGCTCTCCTCCAGAGCCTGGTGAGGGAAGGCACTGTATCAGACCTCACAGGGGGCCTGCACTGCACCTTCTGCCCCAGCTGA
- the st3gal5 gene encoding lactosylceramide alpha-2,3-sialyltransferase isoform X2 — protein MVLGLMILLAVVTLNWFDTDSQKLLAWHVDPSHRKLVHSFVRGVLSNKCRPAFARKGVEARLQISGHVTDPFLWRDTLLTPEMFKYPPPFGFRDMHGKLKDVLNLLPAQPEQLKKECRRCVVMGNGGLLRGLELGALLDQFDVVIRLNSGPLRNYSKDVGNRTSVRMSYPEGSPKVWEDVDPELQFVAVVYKAVDFKWIRAMINRQRVSLWDWLFFWQKVPEKIPVDLSKFRLLNLEIIRQMAMDLLAYPSPQQRLWGWDQNVPTMGISALNLATYLCDEVSLAGFGYNLSQKEMPLHYYDNIPMTAMLEQNMHNVDRERALLQSLVREGTVSDLTGGLHCTFCPS, from the exons ATGGTCCTTGGGTTGATGATCTTACTGGCAGTTGTAACCCTTAATTGGTTTGATACTGACTCACAGAAGCTTTTGGCATGGCATGTGGATCCCAGCCACCGAAAG CTTGTGCACTCTTTTGTACGGGGTGTTCTTTCGAACAAGTGCAGACCAGCCTTTGCCAGAAAGGGAGTAGAAGCAAGGCTCCAGATTTCTGGTCATGTGACtgatcctttcctgtggcgggacACACTGCtgactccagagatgttcaagtacCCCCCACCATTCGGGTTCCGTGACATGCATGGCAAACTAAAGGATGTCCTCAACCTCCTCCCTGCTCAACCAGAGCAGCTGAAGAAAGAGTGCAGACGCTGTGTGGTCATGGGAAATGGAGGACTCCTCCGTGGTCTTGAGCTGGGCGCCCTGCTTGACCAGTTTGATGTTGTCATTAG GCTAAATAGTGGTCCTTTGAGGAACTACAGTAAAGACGTGGGGAACCGGACCTCTGTCCGGATGAGCTACCCAGAGGGAAGCCCCAAGGTCTGGGAAGATGTGGACCCTGAGCTGCAGTTTGTGGCGGTGGTCTACAAGGCTGTAGACTTCAAGTGGATCAGAGCAATGATCAACAGACAGAGAGTT TCCCTATGGGACTGGCTGTTTTTCTGGCAGAAGGTGCCAGAGAAGATTCCAGTAGACTTATCAAAGTTCCGTTTGTTGAATCTGGAGATCATCAGGCAGATGGCGATGGACCTGTTAGCCTACCCCTCCCCACAGCAACGCCTCTGGGGCTGGGACCAG AACGTGCCCACCATGGGCATCTCAGCCCTCAACCTGGCCACCTACCTGTGTGACGAGGTCAGCCTAGCAGGCTTTGGTTACAATCTCAGCCAGAAGGAGATGCCCCTGCATTACTATGACAATATACCCATGACAGCTATGCTGGAGCAGAACATGCACAACGTGGATCGTGAGAGGGCTCTCCTCCAGAGCCTGGTGAGGGAAGGCACTGTATCAGACCTCACAGGGGGCCTGCACTGCACCTTCTGCCCCAGCTGA
- the st3gal5 gene encoding lactosylceramide alpha-2,3-sialyltransferase isoform X3, which yields MRNRLISAKERGKDINFLDNKMRISKRCGSNRRLLLPLMVLGLMILLAVVTLNWFDTDSQKLLAWHVDPSHRKLVHSFVRGVLSNKCRPAFARKGVEARLQISGHVTDPFLWRDTLLTPEMFKYPPPFGFRDMHGKLKDVLNLLPAQPEQLKKECRRCVVMGNGGLLRGLELGALLDQFDVVIRLNSGPLRNYSKDVGNRTSVRMSYPEGSPKVWEDVDPELQFVAVVYKAVDFKWIRAMINRQRVSLWDWLFFWQKVPEKIPVDLSKFRLLNLEIIRQMAMDLLAYPSPQQRLWGWDQVRQPFTKRAHHGHLSPQPGHLPV from the exons ATGAGGAACAGGCTAATAAGCGCTAAGGAAAGAGGGAAGGACATTAACTTCCTCGACAACAAGATGAGGATTTCAAAGCGCTGTGGCTCCAACAG ACGTTTGTTGTTGCCCTTGATGGTCCTTGGGTTGATGATCTTACTGGCAGTTGTAACCCTTAATTGGTTTGATACTGACTCACAGAAGCTTTTGGCATGGCATGTGGATCCCAGCCACCGAAAG CTTGTGCACTCTTTTGTACGGGGTGTTCTTTCGAACAAGTGCAGACCAGCCTTTGCCAGAAAGGGAGTAGAAGCAAGGCTCCAGATTTCTGGTCATGTGACtgatcctttcctgtggcgggacACACTGCtgactccagagatgttcaagtacCCCCCACCATTCGGGTTCCGTGACATGCATGGCAAACTAAAGGATGTCCTCAACCTCCTCCCTGCTCAACCAGAGCAGCTGAAGAAAGAGTGCAGACGCTGTGTGGTCATGGGAAATGGAGGACTCCTCCGTGGTCTTGAGCTGGGCGCCCTGCTTGACCAGTTTGATGTTGTCATTAG GCTAAATAGTGGTCCTTTGAGGAACTACAGTAAAGACGTGGGGAACCGGACCTCTGTCCGGATGAGCTACCCAGAGGGAAGCCCCAAGGTCTGGGAAGATGTGGACCCTGAGCTGCAGTTTGTGGCGGTGGTCTACAAGGCTGTAGACTTCAAGTGGATCAGAGCAATGATCAACAGACAGAGAGTT TCCCTATGGGACTGGCTGTTTTTCTGGCAGAAGGTGCCAGAGAAGATTCCAGTAGACTTATCAAAGTTCCGTTTGTTGAATCTGGAGATCATCAGGCAGATGGCGATGGACCTGTTAGCCTACCCCTCCCCACAGCAACGCCTCTGGGGCTGGGACCAGGTCAGACAACCTTTCACCA AACGTGCCCACCATGGGCATCTCAGCCCTCAACCTGGCCACCTACCTGTGTGA